In Bacillota bacterium, a genomic segment contains:
- a CDS encoding isocitrate/isopropylmalate dehydrogenase family protein, whose translation MQHRVTLIPGDGTGPELTEAAVKVIEATGVKIDWDVQEAGADVIDKYGTPLPDHVLDSIRRNRVALKGPITTPIGTGFRSVNVALRQVLNLYACVRPCKSYPGVRSRYSGIDLVLIRENSEDLYAGVEFDLGSPEAKQIIGMARGKIRDDSAISIKPISRTASERIVRFAFEYALANGRKKVTAVAKANIMKFTDGLFYQVAREVAKDYEGRIAYEERLVDNMCMQLVQVPEAYDVLVLPNLYGDILSDLAAGLVGGLGVAPGANIGDGVAIFEPTHGSAPKYKGLNKVNPTALILSGMLMLRYLGEREAAGRIERAVAAVIAEGKYVTYDMKADRNDPSAVGTREMADAIIASMNQ comes from the coding sequence GTGCAGCATAGGGTGACACTCATTCCCGGCGACGGGACAGGCCCTGAATTGACGGAGGCGGCTGTGAAGGTGATAGAGGCGACAGGCGTGAAAATTGACTGGGACGTCCAGGAGGCGGGCGCGGATGTGATCGATAAATACGGCACGCCCCTGCCCGATCATGTCCTCGACTCGATAAGACGCAACCGCGTCGCACTAAAGGGGCCTATAACCACGCCCATAGGAACGGGCTTTCGCAGCGTCAATGTGGCCCTGCGCCAGGTTTTGAACCTATATGCCTGTGTAAGACCCTGCAAGAGTTATCCCGGCGTGAGGTCGAGGTATAGCGGCATCGACCTCGTGTTGATAAGGGAAAATAGCGAGGACCTCTACGCCGGCGTTGAGTTCGACCTGGGCTCCCCGGAGGCGAAGCAGATAATCGGCATGGCCCGCGGGAAGATCCGGGACGACTCCGCGATCTCCATAAAGCCTATATCGCGAACGGCCTCCGAGCGGATCGTCAGGTTCGCCTTCGAATACGCCCTCGCAAATGGCCGTAAGAAGGTCACAGCCGTGGCGAAGGCGAACATTATGAAGTTCACTGATGGCCTCTTCTACCAGGTCGCGCGGGAGGTTGCAAAGGATTACGAAGGCCGCATAGCGTACGAGGAGCGGCTTGTCGACAACATGTGCATGCAGCTAGTCCAGGTGCCGGAGGCATATGATGTTCTCGTCCTCCCAAACCTTTACGGCGATATCCTCTCCGACCTCGCTGCGGGGCTGGTCGGCGGGCTCGGCGTCGCGCCGGGGGCCAACATCGGCGACGGCGTGGCGATATTTGAGCCGACCCACGGCTCAGCGCCGAAATACAAGGGGCTCAACAAGGTCAATCCCACGGCCCTCATCCTGTCCGGGATGCTGATGCTGCGGTACCTTGGGGAACGCGAGGCAGCAGGCCGCATCGAACGCGCCGTAGCAGCGGTCATCGCTGAGGGCAAGTATGTAACATATGATATGAAAGCAGATCGGAATGACCCATCCGCTGTGGGAACCCGAGAGATGGCAGATGCAATAATCGCTAGTATGAATCAATAA